One stretch of Armigeres subalbatus isolate Guangzhou_Male chromosome 2, GZ_Asu_2, whole genome shotgun sequence DNA includes these proteins:
- the LOC134211887 gene encoding DNA replication licensing factor Mcm6 — protein MDVADAQVGQLRVKDEVGVRCQKLFQDFLEEFKEDGELKYLKAVADLINPDRSTLEVSFEDVEKYNQNLATTIIEEYYRLFPFLCQAVSNFTKDRTELKKDKECYVSFTDVPTRHKVRELTTSKIGTLIRISGQVVRTHPVHPELISGTFVCLDCQTEIRDVEQQFKFTNPTICRNPVCANRRRFMLEVDKSQFIDFQKVRIQETQAELPRGCIPRSVEVILRAEIVETVQAGDRYDFTGTLIVVPDVGALQMPGAKAEIGSRHKQGDNAVEGIRGLKALGVRDLNYKMSFLACSVQATSSRFGGTDLPMSEVTAEDMKKHMTDAEWNKVYEMSRDPKLYQNLITSLFPSVYGNDEVKRGILLMLFGGVAKTTHEKTTLRGDINCCIVGDPSTAKSQFLKQVADFSPRAVYTSGKASSAAGLTAAVVKDEESYDFVIEAGALMLADNGICCIDEFDKMDPHDQVAIHEAMEQQTISIAKAGVRATLNARTSILAAANPIGGRYDRSKSLQQNIQLTAPIMSRFDLFFILVDECNEVVDYAIARKVVNLHSHIEDLIDQVYTREDVLRYIMFARQFKPIITQEALELLVENYGHLRQRDTGTSGKSTWRITVRQLESMIRLSEAMAKLECCEEVTEKHVKEAYRLLNKSIIRVEQPDIHLDDENDAELAAMAMDTEEGTPQSDTNDQNGHVENGHENGVNDVQKKKLVLSFEEYKNLSNMLVLHMRTEEARFESEESQSEGVRKSELINWYLEQVAEQIETEEELVERKTLVEKVVDRLMYNDQIIIPLKTVTLGDKESQEEDPVLVVHPNYIIET, from the exons TTGATAAATCCAGATCGTTCTACCTTGGAAGTAAGTTTCGAGGACGTAGAAAAGTACAACCAGAATCTAGCAACAACCATTATCGAAGAGTACTACCGACTTTTCCCATTTCTGTGCCAAGCGGTTTCGAACTTTACAAAGGATCGTACTGAGCTGAAAAAGGATAAAGAATGTTACGTATCTTTTACGGACGTACCAACGCGCCACAAAGTACGAGAATTGACAACATCCAAAATTGGTACTTTGATTCGAATTTCCGGGCAGGTTGTACGTACTCATCCTGTTCACCCGGAACTCATTTCTGGTACCTTTGTCTGCTTGGACTGTCAAACTGAGATTCGGGATGTTGAACAGCAATTCAAGTTTACTAATCCGACTATCTGTCGGAATCCCGTATGTGCCAATCGACGTCGTTTCATGCTGGAAGTGGACAAATCCCAGTTTATCGACTTCCAGAAAGTTCGCATCCAAGAGACGCAAGCGGAACTCCCGAGAGGATGTATTCCACGCTCGGTAGAGGTCATACTACGTGCGGAAATTGTCGAAACCGTCCAAGCGGGAGATCGTTATGATTTCACTGGAACATTGATCGTTGTTCCCGATGTTGGTGCATTGCAAATGCCAGGAGCTAAAGCCGAGATCGGGTCTCGTCATAAGCAGGGAGACAATGCCGTGGAAGGCATTCGTGGATTGAAAGCGCTTGGCGTCCGCGATCTTAACTACAAGATGTCCTTCCTGGCATGCTCGGTACAGGCAACCTCATCAAGGTTTGGTGGAACGGATTTGCCGATGAGTGAAGTGACGGCTGAGGACATGAAGAAGCACATGACCGACGCTGAGTGGAACAAGGTATACGAAATGTCCCGCGATCCGAAACTATATCAGAACCTTATTACCAGTCTGTTTCCATCGGTCTATGGGAACGATGAAGTAAAACGAGGAATTCTTCTAATGCTGTTTGGAGGCGTTGCAAAGACCACTCATGAGa aaactacTCTCCGTGGAGATATCAATTGTTGTATTGTGGGTGATCCCAGTACGGCAAAATCTCAGTTCCTGAAGCAAGTGGCAGATTTCTCACCCCGAGCGGTCTATACATCCGGAAAGGCATCATCCGCAGCTGGTCTCACTGCTGCAGTTGTGAAGGACGAGGAAAGCTACGACTTTGTGATTGAGGCTGGTGCGTTGATGTTGGCAGATAATGGAATTTGCTGCATCGACGAATTTGACAAGATGGACCCTCACGATCAAGTTGCCATCCACGAAGCCATGGAACAGCAGACCATTTCAATTGCCAAGGCTGGCGTGCGAGCCACCCTCAATGCTAGAACCTCTATTCTGGCAGCCGCTAATCCCATCGGTGGTCGGTACGACCGTTCTAAGTCACTCCAGCAGAACATTCAGCTCACAGCGCCGATTATGTCccgttttgatttgtttttcattttggtTGATGAATGCAACGAGGTCGTAGATTACGCGATCGCTCGAAAGGTTGTTAATTTGCATTCACATATTGAAGACCTAATCGATCAGGTTTACACACGTGAAGACGTTCTCCGTTATATCATGTTTGCACGTCAGTTCAAGCCAATTATCACCCAGGAAGCGCTCGAGCTGCTGGTTGAGAATTACGGTCATTTGCGGCAGCGTGACACTGGCACATCTGGCAAGAGCACATGGCGAATTACCGTGCGTCAGCTGGAAAGCATGATCCGGCTTAGTGAAGCCATGGCTAAGTTGGAATGCTGTGAGGAAGTAACAGAGAAACACGTCAAAGAAGCATATCGGTTATTGAACAAATCCATTATTCGCGTTGAGCAACCCGATATTCACTTGGACGATGAGAACGATGCAGAACTGGCAGCGATGGCGATGGATACTGAAGAAGGCACCCCGCAATCGGACACTAACGATCAAAACGGACATGTCGAAAATGGTCACGAGAATGGCGTCAACGATGTTCAAAAGAAAAAGTTGGTTTTGTCGTTCGAGGAATATAAGAATTTATCCAACATGCTGGTGCTGCACATGCGCACGGAAGAGGCACGATTCGAAAGCGAAGAATCACAATCAGAAGGCGTGAGAAAATCCGAATTGATCAATTGGTACCTGGAGCAAGTAGCCGAACAAATTGAGACCGAAGAGGAACTTGTGGAGAGGAAAACTCTGGTCGAGAAAGTCGTAGATCGATTAATGTACAAC GACCAAATTATTATTCCACTGAAAACCGTTACATTAGGAGACAAAGAATCACAGGAAGAAGACCCTGTTCTTGTTGTTCATCCTAACTACATTATTGAAACGTAA